A portion of the Ricinus communis isolate WT05 ecotype wild-type chromosome 10, ASM1957865v1, whole genome shotgun sequence genome contains these proteins:
- the LOC8284322 gene encoding L-type lectin-domain containing receptor kinase IX.1, translated as MPLLVNKHSNFSCILFFIIVHLFLPCSHTLSFNITRFDKSSNLPILYEGDASVSDGAIELNSVEYKYRVGRATYAEPVQLWDPSTGVLADFSTHFSFTIDTPVHYGGVSGNGLAFFLAPVGNQIPLNSVGGFLGLLNTTTNAVTSRNQLVVVEFDDFLDEEWDPEVQHVGINENSMSSAVYANWDPLEYVGVPANVWINYKASTKNLSVFWTHKENPSFKGNYILSYHIDLEQVLPDRVIIGFSAATGEFVEKNTIHSWDFTSNLDIKDSTEPTKKSSRGPKVFLIVFLVCLFFVVPVLGVGYWFILKKSVTTKNDKQKGKMNNSKKAGHSVNTDLEMGSLPKKFTYKELARATNDFAVDRRLGQGGSGLIYKGTLNDLDRMVAVKRVFADSQHSQSLFVNEAKIISRLIHRNLVQFIGWCHERGEFLLVYEYMPNGSLDAHLFGNRKPLPWKLRHKIALELASALQYLHEGVEKCVLHRDIKPENILLDNDFTTKLGDFGIAKLVDARFITETTNPLGTRGYIAPEYQIDGRASKDSDMFSFGVVALEIACGRRNYRNEDPLRLIKEVWTYYKAGNILDAADDRLDTDFDSEELKCLMIVGLLCTNPIDKERPSVGQVIQFLKFESPLPELPHMMHDPVFHLPNPVSIENFYSGVLKYATH; from the coding sequence ATGCCTCTTTTAGTCAACAAGCACAGCAACTTCTCTTGcattcttttcttcataatcgtCCATTTGTTTCTACCTTGTTCTCATACACTTTCTTTCAATATAACTAGGTTTGATAAAAGTTCAAATCTTCCCATACTATATGAAGGTGATGCTTCAGTATCAGATGGAGCTATTGAGCTTAATTCTGTGGAGTATAAGTACCGTGTAGGCCGAGCTACATATGCAGAGCCTGTGCAGCTATGGGATCCGTCTACTGGTGTACTTGCAGACTTTAGTACGCATTTTTCGTTCACTATTGATACTCCTGTACATTATGGAGGTGTTTCTGGCAATGGGCTTGCTTTTTTTCTTGCACCTGTTGGCAATCAGATTCCACTCAATTCAGTAGGTGGGTTCTTGGGATTGCTGAACACAACTACCAATGCTGTCACGTCAAGAAATCAGTTGGTCGTGGTTGAGTTTGATGATTTTCTTGATGAAGAATGGGATCCGGAGGTCCAACACGTTGGAATCAATGAGAATTCAATGTCTTCTGCTGTCTATGCCAATTGGGATCCTTTAGAATATGTTGGAGTTCCCGCTAATGTTTGGATAAATTATAAAGCTTCTACAAAGAATTTAAGTGTCTTCTGGACACACAAAGAGAACCCATCTTTCAAGGGCAATTATATTCTTTCTTATCACATTGATCTTGAGCAAGTTCTTCCTGACAGGGTCATAATTGGATTTTCAGCAGCTACAGGCGAGTTCGTCGAGAAAAATACCATTCACTCGTGGGACTTCACTTCAAATTTGGATATCAAAGATTCCACAGAGCCAACCAAAAAAAGTTCAAGAGGGCCAAAGGTATTTTTGATAGTGTTTCTTGTTTGTCTATTCTTTGTAGTGCCTGTACTTGGAGTTGGTTATTGGTTTATTTTGAAGAAGAGCGTAACAACCAAGAATGATAAGCAAAAGGGTAAAATGAATAACAGCAAGAAGGCTGGTCACTCCGTAAATACTGATCTCGAAATGGGATCTTTGCCCAAAAAATTCACTTACAAGGAACTTGCTAGAGCTACCAATGATTTTGCAGTTGATAGGAGGCTAGGCCAAGGAGGGTCTGGGCTTATTTATAAAGGGACATTGAATGATCTAGACAGGATGGTTGCTGTGAAGCGAGTCTTTGCTGATTCGCAACATTCGCAAAGTCTTTTCGTCAATGAAGCAAAGATTATAAGCAGATTAATACACAGAAACTTGGTGCAATTCATTGGATGGTGTCACGAGCGAGGTGAGTTCTTACTTGTATATGAATACATGCCTAATGGTAGCCTTGATGCTCATCTTTTTGGGAACAGAAAACCTCTTCCTTGGAAGTTAAGACATAAAATAGCTCTGGAACTAGCATCAGCCCTTCAATATCTTCATGAAGGTGTAGAGAAATGTGTCCTTCATAGAGACATAAAACCAGAAAACATCCTGTTAGATAATGATTTCACAACTAAACTTGGCGATTTTGGGATTGCGAAGCTAGTGGATGCACGTTTCATAACTGAGACAACAAACCCACTAGGTACAAGAGGTTACATAGCACCAGAATACCAGATAGATGGCAGGGCTAGTAAAGACTCAGACATGTTTAGCTTTGGAGTTGTTGCACTGGAAATTGCCTGTGGAAGGAGGAACTACAGAAACGAAGACCCTTTGCGGCTGATAAAAGAAGTTTGGACATACTACAAAGCCGGAAATATTCTTGATGCAGCAGATGATAGATTAGATACAGACTTCGATTCGGAAGAACTAAAATGCTTGATGATTGTGGGTCTGTTATGCACGAACCCAATCGACAAGGAAAGGCCTAGTGTTGGGCAAGTAATTCAGTTTCTCAAGTTTGAAAGTCCATTGCCAGAACTTCCACATATGATGCA